The Zingiber officinale cultivar Zhangliang chromosome 2A, Zo_v1.1, whole genome shotgun sequence genomic sequence aaaaaaattaaacatatatatttagttCTTAAGAATATTGATTACAAAGCAAACCTAGATTTAAGCATTCGGTCTcatcaaattaaaccaaaccagaCCAAGCCTAAACTATAATTATGTAAAATCATGAGACCAAATCGGTCACCCATTAATCAGCATAAACTGATAtataaaggaagaaaaagaaaatatagtaACTATTAAATAGTCTAAACAAGCACGTAAGCAATTAATTCTCTCGTAATTCCAAGGAAACACGGCAAGTGCATTAAGTGCAGTGCAAGAAATGTCGAATAAGTTTAATTAGAGAATTATTAGAGGGCGTTTGGTTcactatgggtatgagtttgatagtagaatgaaataagaataagaataaaaataaaacccatcaagttatatgagtttAGTTGATTTTCACAAATCTAGTAATCATTACCAAAATATCATTCTCAAATTCACAATCCAAATACTATTTTTTACTATCATTTCATTCACTCATTTttaaacccatcaaccaaacatccCCTTATTATATGTACTTATTTTTCaacaaagaatatatatatatatatatatatatatatatatatatatatatatatatatatatatttttttttttttttttttttgaaagaaagaagaaaaaactgCCTCGCACTCTTTTTCGTACCTAAATTTTCTTAGTCATTGttgaaatttccttttaaaaaagTCTAACGAAGActattgttttatatttttttatgcaaATTTCAATCAAGAAAAGTGGAAATTAGGAAGCGAAGATTGAAAAGCAACGCACAATTGGTGGAATATATAATTAGGATTtaggataaaaaaataattatacttaatttatttttctattttttttgttctGCTCTTGAATTTCTACAGATTGTACGTTGACTTCCGGCCAACGCAGCGTCCTCCTCCGCCTCCACGTCACGTCTCGCCGGTTTTCTGCTTCGCGGCGACGGCGATGGAATTCTTGCAGTGCGCGATCGCCGCCTGGATCGCGCTCTGCAGCTCCTCCATCGTGCTGCTGTCCGACGTGGAGGCCGAGGAGATGGTCATCGAAGAGGCCGAGAGGAGGCCGCTGTTGGTCGGCGACGTCCTCATCGATGCCGGCGCCGACATCTGTCCCTTCCTCCGCCGCCACCACTCTCCctgcgccgccgccgccgccgccgcagccGCCTTATGGTTCAGATTCGAGTGCCCCGAAAAGGAGCACGGACGCCGTCGCAGGTCGTCGTCGCGGCGTCGCCGCTCTCTCTCCCCTGTCCTGAAGAAGAACAGGAGCTCCACCAGGCTCGCGTACTTCCGAAGCAACCTGCTCACGTCGAgccccttccttttcctcttcGTTCTCGCAGTCGGCACTTCCTCCGCCGCCTCTTTCTCGTTCCGCTTCCTCAGCCTCGCGAGGCCGAAGAAGGACGCGAACACCGACGTCGGCTTCGTGGCTCTGCTCTCCTCCTTGGCGGGCTTGCTGGGGTCGAAGTAGTTGAGGACGCGGTCGCTGTCGGTGTGCCCGAGGGGATAGGTGAAGTTATCCAACGAGATGTCGGAGGCGCGCGGGGGACTACCGGGGTGGGAGAGGAGGTGGAGAGGGAGGAGCTGGCCATGGAGGAAGATATCATCGGCGGGGGCTAAGTCGAAAGCGGCAGAGGAGGCAGAGGGCGGCTTGGAGGCAGTGCCCGTGAGGGTGGCCGGCGAGCTGAGAGTTTGGAAGGAGATGGTGAAGGAGAAGTCGTGAGAGGGGGAGGCGGTCGCCGAGGATGGCGGTGGCGGTGGCGGTGGCGGTGGCGGTGGCGTGGCCTTATCTTCTATTTCCATGGATCAGAATGATGCGTGTTAAAGCATTCAGGTTCGGAGCAGATATATACATACACATTTAATTTCATTATAAACATTAAATGATTAGTCAGTTAGGCCAAATATTTCAAGGATAACTTCCAGAAGCTGTAATGAAACTCGACAAAAATGGCtcaaaatatccttatataattatattatcCTATCATTTGACAGTGTATAAATTAGCAAGTAACACATTTTCATTTATTCTAATGACTTTATATATTTTGATTTTACTCGTTGTGTAATAATCTtattcaaataatatttaaacaagcaaaataaataatataaattctATGACAATCACTATATTCAAATGAACATTATTTAATCATTGATACAGATTATTATGAACAGACTCAGGAGATGGTATGACGATTAACGTCAACATAATATGACAGTCAAAGTTAACGAAAGAGAGCATCTTCCTATTTGGCTTTGATTGACGCCCGGTGCTAGGGCTCATTGGATAGGTCTGGTCGGATTCCGAGCTGTGCGAAAAAAAGACTGATTGTCCCTTAAGCCGGTCGAATATAAGAGTTTCAGTGTTTCACCTTTGAACTAAAGAAACAGCGTGCTTGGCCACTCAATTGCTGATCAAATTTAAGGATGGTCGCTTTTACATGCCGATCGGAATAATTGATCTACCGTCAAAAGGGAGGGTTGAACTCATTACTATGTAGAAATCTCTCTACAAATGTTTGGTCGATCTGATCATCGGCTAGCTCTATGAGTATCTGTTCAATAGTGGAACTGACCGGGTTTATATAACTCCATACTCATCTTTTCTATGTATAAATAGGATAGCTTTATAAATCTAGACGGATGGCCAGGTGCATTTTATCTACAAGTTATTATATTACCGGCCGAACAAAAGGTCGTTCGGACCTAAGACACTTTGACTCAGGATATTGACTGGATCTCTCAAAACATAGTATTTCTCCAACGGCTCGATGTATGTCTAGCCGGACAAAATACCAACTAGGCCTAAGGTGCGTAGCTTCATATTGCGGATCAAACGGATTTCTAATACACATAAGTTATTATATTGGGGTTTAAAGAAACTCTCAACGTGTCTAGGGCATCATATTATTTCTCAAGCGGATTTCTAACATAACCAGGGTATTATATTATTCTTTGAACGAATGTTTCAAAATTGTACAAAATATAACCGAGCGGCTTAATACCAAGACAAATATAAAGGCAATCGACATTATTGGTCGGCCAAGATATAGACAATATAGTACACGACAGAGTAAATTATACAAAATATAACCGAGCAGCTCAATAGAGACGACCGACCTTAGGGATCGACCGACCTTAGGGACCTGCTGAGATATACTCAGCAGATAACATCCTGATAACTTGTCAGAATAACAAATATgtatcagag encodes the following:
- the LOC122044140 gene encoding BRI1 kinase inhibitor 1-like, which translates into the protein MEIEDKATPPPPPPPPPPPSSATASPSHDFSFTISFQTLSSPATLTGTASKPPSASSAAFDLAPADDIFLHGQLLPLHLLSHPGSPPRASDISLDNFTYPLGHTDSDRVLNYFDPSKPAKEESRATKPTSVFASFFGLARLRKRNEKEAAEEVPTARTKRKRKGLDVSRLLRKYASLVELLFFFRTGERERRRRDDDLRRRPCSFSGHSNLNHKAAAAAAAAAQGEWWRRRKGQMSAPASMRTSPTNSGLLSASSMTISSASTSDSSTMEELQSAIQAAIAHCKNSIAVAAKQKTGET